In Acidobacteriota bacterium, the following are encoded in one genomic region:
- the secE gene encoding preprotein translocase subunit SecE — protein sequence MEEEKEKPVRSEGSGGFLGNIRNFWHEVVLEMKKVSWPSQQEVINTTLICVLAIFFFAAYLFVADIGLTYLIKGIEWVGGKVFG from the coding sequence ATGGAAGAAGAAAAAGAGAAGCCTGTACGGTCGGAAGGCTCAGGCGGTTTTCTTGGGAACATCCGCAACTTCTGGCACGAAGTCGTGCTGGAAATGAAAAAGGTTTCGTGGCCGTCCCAGCAGGAAGTTATCAACACGACGTTGATCTGCGTGCTGGCGATTTTCTTCTTCGCCGCCTATTTGTTTGTGGCGGACATCGGACTGACCTACCTGATTAAAGGAATCGAGTGGGTTGGCGGTAAAGTTTTCGGCTAG
- the rpmG gene encoding 50S ribosomal protein L33, with amino-acid sequence MRDNIVLQCTECKDRNYFTTKNKKKTTGRLEFKKFCRKCRKHSPHRETK; translated from the coding sequence ATGAGAGATAACATCGTTTTGCAGTGCACTGAGTGCAAAGATCGCAACTATTTCACGACGAAGAACAAGAAGAAGACCACCGGGCGCCTCGAATTCAAAAAGTTTTGCCGCAAGTGCCGTAAGCATTCGCCGCACCGCGAGACCAAATAA